From a region of the Hevea brasiliensis isolate MT/VB/25A 57/8 unplaced genomic scaffold, ASM3005281v1 Scaf5, whole genome shotgun sequence genome:
- the LOC131168772 gene encoding uncharacterized protein LOC131168772 isoform X3, with amino-acid sequence MAEEGEDSKFNSPQPPPQFLEVACKSLGKISRFAAGTRAGFAVSLINRKLEAGAPLVSHIEAVKDGEEPISFGPDAILVDYSNGWKLQTVTELDFGGVRKAESIRLIPTQAPNLIFEGRRPAKIVPKSGVSFLYIAKILLAFVLIFVLGAIFTVALENLPRLILLINSYTN; translated from the exons ATGGCAGAAGAAGGAGAAGAttccaaattcaattctccccaACCTCCTCCT CAGTTTCTGGAGGTTGCCTGCAAAAGTTTGGGTAAAATAAGCCGCTTTGCGGCTGGTACCAGGGCAGGATTTGCAGTGTCTTTGATAAACAGGAAGTTAGAAGCTGGAGCCCCTCTTGTTTCGCATATTGAAGCAGTTAAAGATGGGGAGGAACCCATAAGTTTTGGGCCTGATGCGATTCTTGTGGATTATAGCAATGGCTGGAAGTTGCAGACTGTTACTGAGTTGGATTTTGGTG GTGTTAGAAAAGCAGAAAGCATTCGGCTGATCCCAACACAAGCCCCTAATTTA ATTTTTGAAGGCAGACGTCCAGCAAAGATAGTTCCTAAATCAGGAGTCAGTTTTTTGTACATTGCAAAGATATTACTTGCCTTTGTTTTGATTTTTGTACTTGGTGCAATTTTTACAGTGGCCCTGGAGAATCTTCCAAGATTGATACTGTTAATTAACTCGTATACTAATTGA
- the LOC131177466 gene encoding uncharacterized protein LOC131177466, whose translation MSVTAGVSDIALAVRDKLRGKIGQTKVKRYWPGKAPEWADDADEDGDIKMARADALEKAFPTQEDSDFARKDDPRLRRLAESRIDNRDEVRADHRRIRQAEIIATEEEETRRQEWADMEEENEEALEERRRRIKEKSRLREQEEAALPAEEEEEEAEEEEEEESEYETDSEEETMGLAMVKPIFVPKSERETIAERERLEAEERAIEEKERRKLEERKVETKQILVEEIQKEELIQKNLEMEANIADVDTDDEVNEAEEYEAWKVREIARIKRDRDDREAMLKEKEEIEKVRNMTDEERREWERKNPKPAALPKQKWRFMQKYYHKGAFFQNEADDTAATTGSDSIYKRDFSAPTGEDKMDKSILPKVMQVKHFGRSGRTKWTHLVNEDTTDWNNPWTHNDSLRAKYNGKMAGMNAPISRPRGSKKLKDWDV comes from the exons ATGTCAGTCACAGCCGGTGTCAGTGATATTGCTCTAGCTGTCAGGGACAAGCTTAGAGGTAAAATTGGGCAAACTAAAGTTAAAAGGTATTGGCCTGGCAAAGCACCCGAGTGGGCTGATGATGCTGATGAAGATGGGGATATCAAAATGGCTAGGGCAGATGCCCTGGAGAAAGCTTTTCCTACTCAGGAAGATTCAGATTTTGCTAGGAAAGATGATCCTAGACTGCGTCGTCTGGCTGAGAGCAGGATTGATAACCGTGACGAAGTGAGAGCTGATCACCGGCGCATCCGGCAAGCTGAAATTATTGCAACAGAAGAGGAGGAAACCCGGAGACAAGAATGGGCAGATATGGAGGAAGAGAATGAGGAAGCCTtggaggaaagaagaagaagaattaagGAGAAGTCACGTCTGAGAGAGCAAGAAGAAGCTGCACTTCCGGCTGAAGAAGAGGAGGAAGAAGCGGAAGAAGAGGAGGAAGAGGAATCTGAATATGAAACTGACTCTGAAGAAGAAACAATGGGTTTGGCCATGGTCAAGCCAATCTTTGTGCCAAAGTCTGAGAGAGAAACCATAGCTGAGCGTGAGCGGCTTGAGGCTGAAGAACGAGCTATTGAGGAAAAGGAAAGGAGGAAATTGGAGGAAAGGAAGGTGGAGACAAAGCAAATATTGGTTGAGGAGATTCAGAAGGAGGAACTAATTCAGAAGAATTTGGAAATGGAGGCAAATATTGCCGATGTGGACACCGATGATGAAGTCAATGAGGCAGAGGAGTATGAGGCTTGGAAGGTGAGAGAGATTGCAAGGATCAAAAGGGATAGAGATGATCGTGAGGCAATGTTGAAGGAGAAAGAAGAGATTGAGAAGGTGAGAAACATGACAGATGAAGAGAGGAGGGAGTGGGAGAGGAAAAATCCGAAACCTGCCGCACTACCAAAGCAGAAGTGGAGGTTCATGCAGAAATACTACCATAAGGGTGCTTTCTTCCAGAATGAGGCTGATGATACTGCTGCCACTACTGGGTCAGATTCAATTTACAAGCGTGATTTCTCCGCCCCAACTGGAGAAGATAAGATGGAcaaatccatattacctaaagtTATGCAAGTCAAACACTTCGGCCGTAGTGGAAGAACCAAATGGACGCATCTTGTCAATGAGGATACAACTGATTGGAACAACCC GTGGACGCACAATGATTCTCTTCGTGCGAAGTACAATGGAAAAATGGCCGGAATGAATGCACCTATAAGTAGACCTAGAGGAAGCAAGAAGTTGAAGGATTGGGATGTCTGA
- the LOC131168772 gene encoding uncharacterized protein LOC131168772 isoform X2 → MAEEGEDSKFNSPQPPPFLEVACKSLGKISRFAAGTRAGFAVSLINRKLEAGAPLVSHIEAVKDGEEPISFGPDAILVDYSNGWKLQTVTELDFGGVRKAESIRLIPTQAPNLQIFEGRRPAKIVPKSGVSFLYIAKILLAFVLIFVLGAIFTVALENLPRLILLINSYTN, encoded by the exons ATGGCAGAAGAAGGAGAAGAttccaaattcaattctccccaACCTCCTCCT TTTCTGGAGGTTGCCTGCAAAAGTTTGGGTAAAATAAGCCGCTTTGCGGCTGGTACCAGGGCAGGATTTGCAGTGTCTTTGATAAACAGGAAGTTAGAAGCTGGAGCCCCTCTTGTTTCGCATATTGAAGCAGTTAAAGATGGGGAGGAACCCATAAGTTTTGGGCCTGATGCGATTCTTGTGGATTATAGCAATGGCTGGAAGTTGCAGACTGTTACTGAGTTGGATTTTGGTG GTGTTAGAAAAGCAGAAAGCATTCGGCTGATCCCAACACAAGCCCCTAATTTA CAGATTTTTGAAGGCAGACGTCCAGCAAAGATAGTTCCTAAATCAGGAGTCAGTTTTTTGTACATTGCAAAGATATTACTTGCCTTTGTTTTGATTTTTGTACTTGGTGCAATTTTTACAGTGGCCCTGGAGAATCTTCCAAGATTGATACTGTTAATTAACTCGTATACTAATTGA
- the LOC131168772 gene encoding uncharacterized protein LOC131168772 isoform X1 → MAEEGEDSKFNSPQPPPQFLEVACKSLGKISRFAAGTRAGFAVSLINRKLEAGAPLVSHIEAVKDGEEPISFGPDAILVDYSNGWKLQTVTELDFGGVRKAESIRLIPTQAPNLQIFEGRRPAKIVPKSGVSFLYIAKILLAFVLIFVLGAIFTVALENLPRLILLINSYTN, encoded by the exons ATGGCAGAAGAAGGAGAAGAttccaaattcaattctccccaACCTCCTCCT CAGTTTCTGGAGGTTGCCTGCAAAAGTTTGGGTAAAATAAGCCGCTTTGCGGCTGGTACCAGGGCAGGATTTGCAGTGTCTTTGATAAACAGGAAGTTAGAAGCTGGAGCCCCTCTTGTTTCGCATATTGAAGCAGTTAAAGATGGGGAGGAACCCATAAGTTTTGGGCCTGATGCGATTCTTGTGGATTATAGCAATGGCTGGAAGTTGCAGACTGTTACTGAGTTGGATTTTGGTG GTGTTAGAAAAGCAGAAAGCATTCGGCTGATCCCAACACAAGCCCCTAATTTA CAGATTTTTGAAGGCAGACGTCCAGCAAAGATAGTTCCTAAATCAGGAGTCAGTTTTTTGTACATTGCAAAGATATTACTTGCCTTTGTTTTGATTTTTGTACTTGGTGCAATTTTTACAGTGGCCCTGGAGAATCTTCCAAGATTGATACTGTTAATTAACTCGTATACTAATTGA